A window of Chthoniobacterales bacterium genomic DNA:
TCCTGCTCGACCACTTTTACCGTCTCGGCCACCGGCGCATCAGTTGCCTGAACACCTTTCCCCTCGTGGCCGACATTCCCCAGCGCATCGCGCAGTGGAGTGACTGGATGGGCGAAAAAGGGCTCGAGGCGCACATCATCGGCCGTCCGCCACCGTCCTTCTTGGGAACGGAGGTTTATTTCCGCCGCGCGCACAAGCTGGTTTACGAAATGGCGAGGAAGAAGAAGCTGCCGGCCACGGCGTTTTTCTGCCCGACGGTCTGGTCGGCCTTGGGTGCGATGCGCGCGCTGCAGGAGGCGGGGCTTCGTGTCGGAAGGGATGTCTCGGTGGGGGCCGTCAATGACGAGGGCATGGCGGAACTTGTCTATCCCGCGCTCACGTCGGTCCGCATGCCGGATCTCGGCCCCCAACTCGGCAGGTGCCTGGATTGGATGCTCGCCGGAGGAAAGCGCCAAGGCGATCTGCGCCTGCGGCCGCCCCGGACCTGCTTTTTCGAGGGCGGTTCCAGCGGACGGGTCGTGCGGTCCGGCCGCTGACGGACCGCGGCGGCATTTTGCCGTTGACGCCGCCTCCAAAAGTAGAACAAAAACGTCTAATTTCTTTATGAGCAAAACCTCCCGTTCGTCAAAGCCGCGCGCTTCCGCCCCCCGCAAAGTCCATTATGTCCTCAGCACGCACTGGGACCGCGAGTGGTATCAGACTTTCCAGGACTACCGCCACCGCCTGGTGAAATTGATGGACCGCACCTTGGATGACATTGCCTCGGGCGCGCTCCGGGGGTCCTTCACCACCGACGGCCAGGCGATTATTTTGGACGACTATCTGGAGGTTCGTCCGGAGCGCAGGGAGCAGGTTTTGCAATACGCGCGGAACGGAAAGCTCAAGATCGGTCCCTGGTTCGTGCTGCCCGACGAGTGGCTGGTTTCCGGCGAGTCGATGGTTCGCAACCTGCGGCTAGGACGCGATATCGCGCGGCAGTTCGGCGCAGTGCCGTCGGACGCGGGATTTGTCTGCGACTTGTTCGGTCATGTCGGCCAGCTGCCCCAGATTCTCGCCGGGTTCGGCATCAAAGGGGCTTTTCTCTGGCGGGGTCTGGAACCGCAGAAGGAGGCGAATTTTTTCTGGGAGGGAAGCGACGGCACCCGCATGCCCTGCTACCAGTTCGGGCGGGCGGGCTACTGCGATTACACCTATGACGTGAGGCGCAGCACGCAGCCGGACGTTGTGTTCGATGCGGAGCGGGCGTTGAAGGACCTGAAGGGGTTCCTGGCCAAGGAGTCCGCCCGGACTAACCTCCCGCCGATGATCGTTTTCGACGGCGGCGATCACCTGGAATATGACGCCGAGCATTACGGGGTCCTGTTCGGGCGGAAGACCGGGGCGGATTTTCCCTACGAGATCGTTCACAGCACACTCGACGAGTATCTCGACGACATGATCGCGCACGCCGGGAAGATCACCCGCGTCGTGCGGGGCGAACTCCGCGATCCGGGCCGGCGCCCGCACGTCGAGGACTTCGGTTATCTTATTCCCAGCGTTCTTTCCAGCCGGGTCTGGATCAAACAGGCGAACGCGGACTGCCAGGCGCTGCTGTGCCACTGGGCCGAGCCGTTCGGGGCGATGGCCGACGCTTTGGCCGGACTTCCGTATCCGCAGGCGTTTCTCGACACCGCGTGGCGCTGGCTTTTGATGAACCACCCTCACGATTCCATCTGCGGGTGCAGCATTGACGCTGTCCACGAGGACATGAAATACCGCTTCGCGCAGAGCCGCCAGATTGCCGACCGGCAAACCGCGGAGTCGCTCAGAACCCTGGCCGCCGCGGTGGAAGGAGAGATCGGACCGAAGGAGTTCCGCGTGCTCGTGGCCAATCCGCTGGCCACCGTTCTGGACGAACCGGTCGAACTGACATTGAAGATCCCCGCCGAGTGGCTGAGTTTCCAGGAGGGCTTCGGCTTCGAGCCCAAACCGGGGTTCCGGATTTTCGACGCCGCGGGCAAGGAGGTTCCCTACCAGCGTGTCGCCCAAGCCCTCAATCGCACCAAGGTCCGCATCCGCCGGACCAAATACCCGCAGGCCTACAAAACGAACGACGTCACGGTTTGTCTCCCGATGCAATTGCCTGCGCTCGGTTACACGACGCTCACCGTGCGCGAGGGCGAGCTTTCCCCGAAGGACGAGATTGTGCCCGAGGCCATGCTGCCGACCCGGTATCCGGAGTGGCCCGGCTTGGCCACCAGCGCCCAGTCGATGGAGAACGAATTTCTCGCCGTGATGGTGGAAAGCAACGGAACGCTGACCTTGACCGACAAGCGCACGGGCCAAATTTATCCCGGCTTGCTGGCCTTCGAGGATATCGCGGACATCGGCGACGGTTGGTATCACGGGCAGGCGTTGAACGATCAGGCATTCGTCTCGACCGGGGCCGCCGCCGACATCGCGCTCGAGCACAACGGGCCGCTGCTCTCGCGCTTCCGTGTGCGCACCGTTCTGCGCGTGCCGGCGGAATTCCGCTTCGACCGCATGGTGCGGGCGGCGGAATTTGCCGAACTTGTGATCGACAGCCGGATCACCCTGAAAAAAGGGTCCGATCGCCTTGAAATCGAGACCACTGTCGGAAATGCGGCGAAGGACCACCGGGTCCGTGTGCTGTTTCCCTCGGGAGTCAAGGCCGCGACCTATCTGGCCGATGGCGCGTTTGATGTCGTCGAACGCGACATCGCCCTGCCCGGGGACAATCACCTCGGGCGCGAAACCGCCGTCGAGCCCCGTCCGCAGCAAACGTGGACGGCCGTGTCCGATGCGCGGCGCGGCCTCGCGGTCGTGTCCAGCGGCCTGCTCGAAACCTGCGTGCGCGATTTGCCGGGGCGTCCGCTCGCCCTCACGCTTTTCCGCTCCACGCGCCGCACGGTCATGACTGATGGCGAGCCGGAAGGGCAGTTGCTGGGTGATCTCCGCTTCCGCTACTGGGTGGTGCCGTTCCGCGGCGCGGCCAACCGCGCGCGGCTTTCCAATCTCGGAGTTCTCCTCGGTGCGGGGCTGCGCGACGAGCAGATGACCGCGGTCGATATTTCCCTCCACAAAGAGCAGGGCCGACCCGAACTGCCGCCCTCCGCCTCCTTCCTCAAGGTTGGCGGGGATGTCGTGGTCACCAGCGTGCGCGAGGTGGATGGAGCCCTCGAAGTCCGGCTGTTCAACCCGAACGTGAAAACCGCTGCGGCGACCCTCGATTTCCGTGGCCGTCCCAAAGGTGCCCCGACGCCGCGCCGTGCGCAGGCTGTGAATTTCGAAAGCCGGCCGGCGGGCAAGTCCTCTGCCTTCACCGGTATTTTCAAGACATCGCTCAAGCCGAAACAAATCCTCACCGTGAGTTTTTCCCCATGAACGCGTGACGAACGCGGCGGCAGCCCGCCCGCTCCGGCCCGGAGCATCCTTGTCATGAACCCATTTCCCCATTCCAGAACCGCCCCCATGAACTCTCCCTTCCATCGATTGTGTCCCGATCACCGGGACCAAGCGGCTGTCACGGACTCGATCACCGAACCAAAACCAGATCCACAATGAAAAACCCAACACTCCGATTCACCGTTCGCGGCATCGTCGCGGTCTTCTTCCTCACCACTTTCGCGCCTGCTCAAGATCAGGCCAATGCCCCCGCTTCCCGTGACGACCTATTCGTGGAATACCTTTTCGAGGGCAATGCCAACGACACGTCGGGCAATGGCAACGATGGGGAAATGCAGGGGCAACCCGGCTTCGTCGGGGGCCGGCAAGGGGAGTGTCTATCGTTGAAAGGAGCGGGCGATTACATCGACACCCTTATCCCATCGGCCGCTCTGGGCGACACGTTCACCGTCGAATGCTGGGTGAAGCCGGACGCGCAGCAGAA
This region includes:
- a CDS encoding glycoside hydrolase family 38; amino-acid sequence: MSKTSRSSKPRASAPRKVHYVLSTHWDREWYQTFQDYRHRLVKLMDRTLDDIASGALRGSFTTDGQAIILDDYLEVRPERREQVLQYARNGKLKIGPWFVLPDEWLVSGESMVRNLRLGRDIARQFGAVPSDAGFVCDLFGHVGQLPQILAGFGIKGAFLWRGLEPQKEANFFWEGSDGTRMPCYQFGRAGYCDYTYDVRRSTQPDVVFDAERALKDLKGFLAKESARTNLPPMIVFDGGDHLEYDAEHYGVLFGRKTGADFPYEIVHSTLDEYLDDMIAHAGKITRVVRGELRDPGRRPHVEDFGYLIPSVLSSRVWIKQANADCQALLCHWAEPFGAMADALAGLPYPQAFLDTAWRWLLMNHPHDSICGCSIDAVHEDMKYRFAQSRQIADRQTAESLRTLAAAVEGEIGPKEFRVLVANPLATVLDEPVELTLKIPAEWLSFQEGFGFEPKPGFRIFDAAGKEVPYQRVAQALNRTKVRIRRTKYPQAYKTNDVTVCLPMQLPALGYTTLTVREGELSPKDEIVPEAMLPTRYPEWPGLATSAQSMENEFLAVMVESNGTLTLTDKRTGQIYPGLLAFEDIADIGDGWYHGQALNDQAFVSTGAAADIALEHNGPLLSRFRVRTVLRVPAEFRFDRMVRAAEFAELVIDSRITLKKGSDRLEIETTVGNAAKDHRVRVLFPSGVKAATYLADGAFDVVERDIALPGDNHLGRETAVEPRPQQTWTAVSDARRGLAVVSSGLLETCVRDLPGRPLALTLFRSTRRTVMTDGEPEGQLLGDLRFRYWVVPFRGAANRARLSNLGVLLGAGLRDEQMTAVDISLHKEQGRPELPPSASFLKVGGDVVVTSVREVDGALEVRLFNPNVKTAAATLDFRGRPKGAPTPRRAQAVNFESRPAGKSSAFTGIFKTSLKPKQILTVSFSP